In Cydia pomonella isolate Wapato2018A chromosome 27, ilCydPomo1, whole genome shotgun sequence, a single genomic region encodes these proteins:
- the LOC133532430 gene encoding probable galactose-1-phosphate uridylyltransferase — MEFDPTEHQHVRYNPLKDEWVLVSPHRCKRPWSGQTEEAPDEIPDPNNPLKAGAVRANGQKNPMYTSTYVFPNDFPALLERVPEPPAPEHPLFQAKQAKGTCRVMCFHPDSTTTIPLMNVEEIMAVIQEWKNQTTELGRKYTWVQIFENKGAIMGCSNPHPHCQIWASSFLPNEARVKDRCQKEYFTKSNRPLLVDYLEQEVQKQERIVVMNEEWVVLVPYWAAWPYETMVLPRRGRPQRLTDLNDTQVRALAEIMKALNTKYDNLFQCSFPYSMGWHGAPTGQSKTTMDSPHWLLHALYLPPLLRSASIKKHMVGYELLAQVQRDLTPEQAADKLRECDHEVHYKNKK, encoded by the exons ATGGAGTTCGACCCGACAG AGCACCAGCACGTTCGCTACAACCCGCTCAAGGACGAATGGGTGCTGGTGTCCCCACACCGCTGCAAGCGGCCCTGGAGCGGTCAGACCGAGGAAGCCCCTGATGAGATTCCTGATCCTAATAATCCGTTGAAAGCTGGTGCCGTACGGGCGAATGGACAG AAAAATCCGATGTACACGTCAACGTACGTGTTCCCGAACGACTTCCCGGCGCTGCTGGAACGTGTGCCGGAACCCCCGGCGCCGGAACACCCGCTGTTCCAGGCCAAGCAGGCCAAAGGCACCTGCag aGTGATGTGCTTCCACCCAGACTCCACCACGACCATCCCGCTGATGAACGTCGAAGAAATCATGGCAGTAATACAAGA ATGGAAGAACCAGACAACAGAGCTCGGCCGTAAGTACACCTGGGTCCAGATCTTTGAGAACAAGGGCGCCATCATGGGATGCTCCAATCCGCACCCCCACTGCCAGATATGGGCGTCCAGCTTCCTGCCCAACGAGGCCCGTGTCAAAGACAG GTGTCAAAAGGAATACTTTACAAAGTCGAACAGACCGTTGCTGGTGGACTACCTAGAGCAGGAGGTGCAGAAACAG GAGCGTATAGTCGTAATGAACGAGGAATGGGTGGTGTTAGTCCCGTACTGGGCCGCGTGGCCGTATGAGACGATGGTGCTACCGCGGCGCGGGCGCCCGCAACGACTCACCGACCTCAACGATACACAG GTGCGGGCGCTCGCAGAAATCATGAAGGCACTCAACACTAAATACGATAACCTGTTCCAATGTAGCTTCCCCTACAGTATGGGCTGGCACG GCGCTCCAACCGGCCAATCGAAGACCACGATGGACTCTCCCCATTGGCTGCTACACGCCTTATACCTGCCGCCATTGCTGCGCTCCGCAAGCATCAAGAAACACATGGTCGGGTACGAGCTACTGGCGCAAGTGCAGAGAGACCTTACTCCCGAGCAAGCTGCCGATAAACTGCGGGAGTGCGACCACGAAGTGCAttacaaaaataagaaataa